The Candidatus Omnitrophota bacterium genome has a window encoding:
- a CDS encoding formylglycine-generating enzyme family protein, which yields MKARRRLQIGLALSFGMCGVCFSQVIEPALETITVKIPNLAEEVKPLKMVLIPAGKFTMGSSAEERKSDPKSIAVPDADWPQHEVTITHPFYFGAYEVTQAQWKAVMGTNPASRIGEDIPVNNVSWNDCQKLIEKVNAMGIGKFRLPTEAEWEYACRAGTTTRFFYGDVLETDDLEEYSPIHDLYMWYIGNTVEEESPLPVGLKLPNPWGLYDIHGNVWEWCQDWWGKPWDRGPQVDPIGPKTGTVRVVRGGGALGYAQGCRSADRRCDFCTPDYQVPHIGFRLVREYEEFSCVNNFSLY from the coding sequence ATGAAAGCGAGAAGACGGTTACAAATCGGATTGGCGTTGAGTTTTGGAATGTGCGGCGTCTGTTTTTCGCAGGTAATCGAACCGGCGCTCGAAACCATCACAGTGAAAATCCCCAATCTGGCGGAAGAGGTAAAACCGTTAAAAATGGTTCTTATTCCGGCGGGGAAGTTTACGATGGGATCGTCAGCCGAAGAACGCAAAAGCGATCCCAAATCAATAGCTGTTCCTGATGCTGATTGGCCGCAGCATGAAGTTACGATTACTCATCCGTTTTATTTCGGCGCATACGAAGTGACGCAAGCGCAATGGAAAGCCGTAATGGGAACCAATCCAGCTAGTCGAATAGGCGAGGACATCCCCGTTAATAATGTAAGTTGGAATGATTGTCAGAAACTTATCGAAAAGGTAAATGCAATGGGGATCGGGAAATTTAGGCTGCCGACGGAAGCGGAATGGGAATATGCCTGCCGAGCCGGCACAACGACGAGGTTTTTTTATGGCGATGTACTGGAAACAGACGACTTGGAAGAGTATAGCCCGATTCATGACTTGTATATGTGGTATATAGGAAATACTGTGGAGGAAGAAAGTCCTCTTCCCGTCGGCTTAAAACTTCCTAATCCGTGGGGACTTTATGACATTCATGGCAATGTGTGGGAATGGTGTCAGGATTGGTGGGGAAAACCATGGGATCGGGGCCCTCAAGTGGATCCCATCGGTCCTAAAACCGGTACGGTGCGCGTAGTGCGCGGAGGCGGCGCTCTTGGGTATGCTCAAGGTTGCCGATCGGCGGACCGGCGCTGCGATTTCTGCACCCCCGATTACCAAGTTCCCCATATAGGTTTTCGTCTTGTAAGGGAATACGAAGAATTCTCATGCGTGAACAACTTTTCTCTTTATTAA
- a CDS encoding response regulator transcription factor gives MMKILLADDADEFRSYLHSLLEEKLGSVEIREGKNGQEAIALAQQFHPDLVFMDISMPGLNGVEAARIIHHRLPDCKIIMLTVHPDPAFVTLSRQAGASGYLLKHLVDQELEVAVENVMRNEWFESTTSHEL, from the coding sequence ATGATGAAAATCTTATTGGCCGATGATGCCGATGAATTCCGATCCTATCTGCATTCCTTACTGGAAGAGAAACTTGGCTCTGTCGAAATTCGGGAAGGGAAAAACGGTCAGGAAGCGATTGCATTGGCGCAACAATTCCATCCGGATTTAGTGTTTATGGATATTTCCATGCCCGGCCTGAACGGCGTCGAAGCGGCGCGCATCATCCATCATCGTTTGCCGGACTGCAAGATCATCATGCTTACTGTGCATCCCGATCCGGCTTTCGTGACGCTATCGCGGCAAGCGGGAGCGTCCGGTTACCTGCTCAAGCATCTTGTGGATCAAGAACTAGAAGTTGCTGTAGAAAACGTCATGCGCAATGAATGGTTTGAAAGTACAACAAGCCATGAATTATAA
- a CDS encoding response regulator transcription factor translates to MRIRILLADDHIVIRDGIRALLEKHSDFDVVAVASDGRETLDLIQKQDIDVVVMDISMPHMTGIEATQQIKILSPKVKVLALSVHADNELVARMIEAGASGYLPKSCEIDELIDAIRTVAQNRTFLSPSVVDSVFKFMQNKPSLADCSPNPLTPRERDVLQQIAEGKSTKEIASLLCVSESTVESHRQNIMKKLDIHTIAELTKYAIRHGLTSFES, encoded by the coding sequence ATGAGAATTCGAATCTTATTGGCGGACGATCACATCGTAATCCGCGATGGCATTCGCGCTCTGTTGGAGAAACATTCCGATTTTGATGTGGTGGCTGTAGCAAGCGATGGGCGGGAAACGTTGGACTTGATTCAAAAACAGGATATCGACGTCGTCGTTATGGATATCAGCATGCCCCATATGACTGGAATCGAGGCGACCCAACAGATCAAGATCCTTTCTCCGAAAGTCAAGGTGCTGGCGCTGTCCGTTCACGCGGATAACGAATTAGTGGCGCGGATGATCGAGGCGGGAGCGTCGGGATATCTCCCTAAAAGCTGTGAGATCGACGAACTCATCGATGCCATCCGCACAGTCGCCCAAAATCGGACTTTTCTCTCTCCATCCGTCGTAGATTCCGTATTCAAATTCATGCAAAATAAACCTTCGCTCGCCGATTGTTCGCCGAATCCCCTGACGCCTAGGGAGCGAGATGTCTTGCAACAAATCGCGGAAGGGAAATCCACGAAGGAAATCGCCTCCCTTCTTTGCGTAAGTGAAAGCACCGTCGAATCGCACCGTCAAAATATCATGAAAAAACTGGACATCCATACTATTGCCGAGCTCACCAAATACGCAATTCGGCATGGGCTGACATCATTCGAATCCTGA
- a CDS encoding ATP-binding protein → MSINKGSTEGVFWGFGDRGILRFARDANGGWTWRDFPLGDADHRRLQDNPIVLSDQEIYVLAADQSAEPISYSLMRFFGDRWEKQSPDYPFHLRSSWADSLGRIWSTGWLNGSVYLQEPGKDVKTIEGNDILGLTLWRPAIGKDDVALIGTIGGLMRHAPPLWQPPAKLNPQFHGYDKVLGSDAQGYLWLAKPGQLIRGRGDEIHRYEWKTMEHIEDFQNINIDLQCHPLADGRTILYLYQNFYDSSQNQLIAYDASADLIESVTRPGKIFVNGFPGPDRTVYLLSKDKQTNEYSLEQFDGVTYQRIVDSAGIVSLDEKTRVFYTRSGDIWLLNFYRGPYGIVRKGSFQTIEPPEKYDADRPGSAFLEKSDGTIWAGFGYSVYEYNQGKWKKQLDCSGDVGVTQMVETQDSSAWAATRKRIYRWKNGIWVYYNYKEGLPSSTYVSMFIDQQQRLWAVSRNSDWLFCPEADVDPPIVSIPKEENNYQFLPQVNVRITFTAQDRWKYADAQKLQYSYCLDQQDGSSFSYNAFASFSELKPGHHRLEVTAIDVNYNQSAMPAVWEFEILSPWYKEPAFILIVTLAAIVILALLTLLGSRYFNLARLVAERTDHLAKANELLLAHREKLQALTSELFLIEERERRKLASDLHDSISQSLSLSMLELSSLAKVRAEEEIKEQASRIRKRLDLTLQSTRDLTYQLCPPLLYQAGLGPAIAQLAEEFQRHHGFAVDFRESGESKSLAEELRYFLFRATRELLVNITKHAQASHVEISLTWDNDFIRIQVSDDGIGFTREVALNSISDQGGYGLFGLRERAARMGGGLDIQSMPMQGTIARLTIPL, encoded by the coding sequence TTGTCGATCAACAAAGGATCGACGGAAGGCGTCTTTTGGGGATTCGGGGACCGAGGCATTCTTCGATTCGCTCGAGATGCGAATGGCGGCTGGACATGGAGGGATTTCCCACTTGGTGATGCGGATCACAGAAGATTGCAGGATAATCCGATTGTTCTCTCGGATCAGGAAATCTATGTCCTGGCCGCCGATCAAAGCGCCGAGCCGATTTCTTATTCTCTGATGCGATTTTTTGGCGATCGCTGGGAAAAACAATCTCCAGATTATCCATTTCATCTCCGCAGCAGTTGGGCCGATTCTCTCGGACGGATTTGGAGCACAGGATGGCTTAATGGATCGGTCTATTTACAGGAACCGGGAAAAGATGTCAAAACGATCGAAGGTAACGATATTTTAGGATTGACTTTGTGGCGTCCTGCTATTGGCAAAGACGACGTCGCATTAATTGGCACGATCGGCGGCTTGATGCGTCACGCACCCCCTTTATGGCAGCCGCCGGCGAAATTGAATCCCCAATTCCACGGTTATGACAAAGTATTGGGCAGCGATGCACAGGGATATCTTTGGTTGGCGAAACCCGGCCAACTAATTCGCGGGCGAGGGGATGAGATTCATCGATATGAATGGAAAACGATGGAACATATCGAGGATTTTCAAAACATCAACATCGATTTGCAATGTCATCCCTTAGCAGATGGACGCACTATTCTATATCTTTATCAGAATTTTTACGATTCGAGCCAGAACCAATTAATCGCATACGACGCTTCCGCCGATCTTATCGAATCCGTCACGCGCCCCGGCAAGATTTTTGTAAACGGATTTCCCGGACCGGATCGGACGGTATACCTTCTCAGTAAAGATAAGCAAACAAATGAGTATTCGTTGGAACAATTTGACGGCGTTACATACCAGCGCATTGTTGATTCGGCAGGGATCGTCAGCCTCGATGAAAAAACGCGCGTATTTTACACACGCTCTGGCGACATATGGCTATTAAATTTTTATCGAGGTCCTTATGGGATTGTTCGAAAAGGTAGTTTCCAAACGATAGAACCGCCGGAGAAGTACGACGCGGACAGGCCGGGAAGCGCTTTTTTGGAAAAGTCGGATGGAACCATCTGGGCCGGGTTTGGGTATAGCGTGTATGAATATAATCAAGGAAAATGGAAAAAACAATTGGATTGCAGCGGGGATGTCGGCGTCACGCAGATGGTAGAAACGCAGGATAGCAGCGCCTGGGCGGCAACACGAAAACGAATTTATCGCTGGAAGAATGGCATATGGGTTTATTACAATTATAAAGAAGGCCTTCCTTCGTCTACGTATGTATCCATGTTTATTGACCAACAACAACGCCTTTGGGCGGTTTCGCGCAACAGCGATTGGCTATTTTGTCCAGAAGCCGATGTCGATCCACCCATCGTTTCCATTCCGAAAGAAGAGAACAACTATCAATTTTTACCGCAGGTAAATGTCCGCATTACCTTCACCGCTCAGGATCGCTGGAAATACGCTGACGCGCAAAAATTGCAGTATTCGTATTGCTTGGACCAGCAAGACGGGTCGTCATTTTCTTATAACGCCTTCGCTTCCTTTTCCGAATTGAAACCGGGCCATCATCGGCTGGAAGTAACCGCCATAGATGTGAATTACAATCAATCTGCAATGCCAGCCGTCTGGGAATTTGAAATTTTGTCTCCCTGGTATAAAGAACCTGCCTTTATCCTGATTGTGACGCTGGCTGCGATCGTCATCCTTGCGCTGCTGACTCTTCTGGGATCCCGTTATTTTAATTTAGCCCGATTGGTTGCGGAACGAACGGATCATCTGGCGAAAGCCAACGAGCTATTGCTCGCCCATCGGGAGAAACTGCAAGCTCTGACCTCTGAATTGTTTTTGATCGAAGAGAGGGAGAGACGAAAATTGGCGTCGGACTTGCACGACAGCATCAGCCAATCCTTATCGCTATCGATGTTAGAACTGTCTTCTTTGGCGAAAGTAAGAGCGGAAGAAGAAATTAAGGAACAAGCGTCGCGGATCCGTAAACGGCTTGATCTTACTCTTCAATCGACTCGAGATCTCACCTATCAACTTTGCCCTCCTCTTCTGTATCAAGCAGGTCTCGGACCGGCCATTGCGCAATTGGCCGAAGAATTTCAGAGACATCATGGATTTGCGGTCGATTTTCGCGAATCGGGCGAGTCTAAGTCGTTAGCGGAAGAACTTCGGTATTTTCTTTTTCGCGCTACGCGGGAATTATTAGTGAACATTACCAAACATGCGCAGGCGTCGCATGTAGAGATTTCGTTGACATGGGATAACGATTTCATCCGGATTCAAGTCAGCGACGACGGGATTGGATTTACCCGCGAGGTCGCCCTAAACAGTATATCGGATCAAGGTGGTTATGGACTCTTCGGTTTACGGGAGCGAGCCGCCCGGATGGGCGGAGGGTTAGATATACAATCGATGCCCATGCAAGGAACGATTGCGCGTTTGACAATTCCCTTGTAA
- a CDS encoding sulfatase: MNRKSSRRNFLELLGTGLAAAALSASPSWTASGKKSNFVVILADDLGYGDIEGFGSLELPYKTPHLSRMASEGVKLTQVYVPVPYCAPSRSSLLTGRYPFRNGVVFNPSPDAGINDVGLDPSEITIADALKTAGYACSCIGKWHLGHKPQFLPRRQGFDEYFGILYSNDMRPVQMVENETIVEYPVFQPTLTKRYTERAVDFIRRCHQADQPFFLYLPHAMPHKPLAASEEFYTPDTPSDLYADVIRELDASVGKILQTVKELGADENTLVIFASDNGPWYGGSAGGLRGMKAKTWDGGLRIPFIARWPGKIPAGIVNHSVAGNIDAFPTLLKLAGVDLPNDRIIDGEDIWPLLTSPDALSPHEAVIGMSGANLAIVRSGKWKLHIINPGGVPNRGDDWIDPRGPDGVTLVAQFEQARPADYPGVIGGDGPKAMMLFDMEADPSEQRDVSEDHPDMVKRLHTYAQKVIAEMPEFDPPKRDFQGMRRLTGGTLESAYPPK; the protein is encoded by the coding sequence ATGAACCGTAAATCCAGCCGGCGAAATTTTCTGGAATTGCTTGGAACCGGATTGGCGGCGGCCGCTCTGTCGGCATCGCCGTCCTGGACAGCGAGCGGTAAGAAATCCAACTTTGTCGTGATTCTTGCCGACGATCTGGGATACGGCGACATCGAGGGCTTCGGTTCGCTCGAACTGCCGTACAAGACGCCTCATCTGTCGAGAATGGCTAGCGAAGGCGTCAAATTGACGCAAGTTTATGTCCCCGTTCCTTATTGCGCTCCGTCGCGGTCGAGTTTATTGACCGGGCGCTATCCCTTTCGAAACGGCGTGGTTTTTAACCCATCGCCTGATGCAGGGATTAACGATGTAGGACTCGATCCTTCGGAAATCACCATCGCGGACGCGCTCAAAACCGCCGGGTACGCTTGCAGCTGCATCGGAAAATGGCATCTCGGCCACAAGCCGCAGTTTCTTCCCCGCCGTCAGGGATTCGACGAATACTTTGGCATCCTCTATTCCAACGATATGCGCCCCGTGCAGATGGTCGAAAACGAAACCATCGTAGAATATCCCGTGTTTCAGCCCACGTTGACAAAACGCTACACGGAACGCGCGGTCGATTTCATCCGGCGATGTCATCAAGCGGATCAGCCGTTCTTCCTCTATCTGCCTCACGCCATGCCTCATAAACCGCTGGCCGCGTCCGAAGAGTTTTACACTCCCGACACCCCCAGTGATTTATACGCCGACGTTATCCGCGAACTGGACGCCTCGGTGGGGAAAATACTGCAAACCGTAAAAGAACTGGGCGCCGACGAAAACACGCTGGTGATTTTCGCTTCCGACAATGGACCTTGGTACGGCGGAAGCGCGGGAGGCCTGCGCGGCATGAAAGCCAAAACTTGGGATGGCGGTTTGCGGATTCCCTTCATCGCGCGCTGGCCGGGGAAAATCCCGGCGGGAATCGTTAATCATTCCGTCGCGGGCAACATTGACGCGTTCCCGACGCTGCTGAAACTGGCGGGCGTCGATCTTCCCAATGACCGCATTATCGACGGCGAAGACATCTGGCCGCTTTTGACGTCGCCCGATGCTCTCAGTCCGCACGAAGCCGTGATCGGGATGAGCGGCGCAAACCTCGCCATCGTTCGCAGCGGCAAATGGAAACTGCACATTATCAATCCGGGAGGCGTTCCCAACCGGGGAGACGATTGGATCGACCCGCGCGGGCCGGACGGCGTAACCCTGGTCGCTCAGTTCGAGCAAGCGCGCCCGGCGGATTACCCCGGCGTCATCGGCGGCGACGGTCCCAAAGCCATGATGCTTTTCGACATGGAAGCCGATCCGTCCGAACAGCGCGACGTCAGCGAGGATCATCCTGATATGGTGAAGCGCCTGCATACATACGCCCAAAAAGTCATCGCGGAAATGCCCGAATTCGATCCGCCCAAAAGAGATTTTCAGGGCATGCGCCGACTGACCGGCGGAACGCTGGAATCGGCGTATCCGCCGAAATGA
- a CDS encoding SpoIIE family protein phosphatase has product MTNLEEDYLILIADDEEDIRLNLCDYLELEGFETMNAPNGAEALNLLQNNAPQIIISDLMMPEMSGLELLEELRKRNVDIPVVIMTAFGTIDYAVKAMKEGAADFITKPIDYDFLLRIIQRVMKTAQLEQKVKEQQRQMETDLHLAGMIQKTLLPKPIDNPRLVMNYRFEPLIEIGGDNLTVHTYDEDHIAVALFDVAGHGVSGALVANLVQNELTKRMEEERPPFNVVEHLHRFVLKTIGDTGMFLTLVFADIDVETLTLTVCNAGHPDLLVWKQANHVLESIGSHVPAIGFPMRLTSDNAESKIPLSSGDRIILYTDGFPETIDHSGLLLGKERFKEIIERNIRFRPVDFLDEVFRIVDELRSDEPEDDRTLALVEIK; this is encoded by the coding sequence ATGACGAATTTGGAAGAAGACTATCTCATATTAATCGCTGATGATGAAGAAGATATTCGGTTGAATCTTTGCGATTATTTGGAATTGGAAGGTTTCGAAACGATGAATGCGCCCAATGGCGCAGAAGCCTTAAATCTACTGCAAAATAACGCGCCCCAAATCATCATTTCCGACTTGATGATGCCGGAAATGAGCGGGCTGGAATTGTTGGAAGAATTGCGCAAGCGGAATGTGGATATTCCCGTCGTCATCATGACAGCGTTCGGCACCATTGATTACGCCGTAAAGGCGATGAAAGAGGGAGCGGCGGATTTTATCACGAAGCCCATCGATTACGATTTCCTGCTGCGCATCATACAGAGAGTAATGAAGACCGCGCAATTGGAGCAAAAAGTCAAGGAACAACAGCGCCAAATGGAAACGGACCTGCATTTGGCGGGCATGATTCAAAAAACGCTGCTTCCTAAACCCATCGACAATCCTAGACTCGTTATGAATTACCGCTTCGAGCCATTAATTGAAATTGGCGGAGACAATCTAACCGTTCATACGTATGACGAGGATCATATCGCCGTCGCATTGTTTGACGTCGCCGGACATGGCGTTTCCGGCGCGTTGGTTGCCAATCTAGTGCAAAATGAATTGACGAAACGCATGGAAGAAGAAAGGCCGCCCTTTAACGTCGTGGAACATCTCCATCGCTTTGTATTAAAGACGATCGGCGATACGGGAATGTTTCTAACGCTGGTATTCGCCGACATCGACGTCGAAACGCTGACGCTGACGGTATGCAACGCCGGTCATCCCGATTTGTTGGTTTGGAAACAGGCTAATCATGTCTTGGAATCGATTGGCTCCCATGTCCCCGCCATAGGATTTCCTATGCGATTAACAAGCGATAATGCCGAATCGAAAATTCCACTCTCTTCCGGCGATAGAATTATTCTTTATACGGATGGTTTTCCTGAGACGATTGATCATAGCGGCCTCCTATTAGGAAAAGAACGATTCAAGGAAATCATTGAACGAAACATACGTTTTCGCCCCGTCGATTTTTTGGATGAAGTGTTCCGAATCGTCGATGAATTGCGATCCGATGAACCGGAAGACGATCGAACCTTGGCTCTAGTGGAAATCAAATAG
- a CDS encoding response regulator — protein sequence MSEATILVVDDEEDLAYNLADFLELEGFTVCVHLSGEEALKSVESQKPDLALLDIQLTGISGLEVLQKLKEKYPLTPVVMVSASSQKGTREKVDEYGADALILKPYDQDELLNLINRLLQGRNIS from the coding sequence ATGTCCGAAGCCACTATATTGGTTGTAGATGACGAAGAGGATTTGGCTTACAATTTGGCGGACTTTTTGGAGCTGGAAGGATTTACCGTTTGCGTGCATTTATCGGGGGAAGAGGCGCTGAAAAGCGTGGAATCCCAAAAGCCGGATTTGGCGCTGCTGGACATTCAACTGACGGGAATCAGCGGCCTCGAAGTGCTTCAAAAGTTAAAAGAAAAATATCCCTTGACGCCAGTCGTCATGGTCAGCGCTTCTTCGCAGAAAGGAACCCGCGAAAAAGTCGATGAATATGGCGCCGACGCGCTGATATTGAAGCCTTACGATCAGGACGAATTGTTGAATCTTATCAATCGGTTGTTGCAAGGGAGAAATATATCATGA
- a CDS encoding ATP-binding protein: protein MTDNKLKSGRRFLGFQRLDKSRKEWEPFPIPAFSERIQNSTLEVGVSYIGDRPEGRFVCHPSGQLVFSYFDKVYSYRPDSKTLDVILSATDTEMAKKFDWSMPAFSGEYRASLFGNNHFLGNIYLARDNGIWISSGGGAIKGYWDASQTSPRWTWKEYPFADELIQSTFYLYHLIERSDGTLYAKSFIHDATHSTGTQLLEFRENRWTKIVDQELTNTSFGWKDSQNRLWYSDYSQTIIQDGTKETAVFPILFWDVAFESDTRFFAGSDLGLVRYAEPLWSTPNALEDIDSGVNGIAEDDHGTIWISNFNRLISYRNNKIAVYEADPAYFGYVTGSENVLAFPNNQIAIELNTAVKSGVYLFDPAAKTFSPWLHPSEERLENFFSQNKKIWVTSFDVNSQQNKKVYRYDGESFITVLDLKQITSNRKLPLITSIIETDNGDLWMGLWHSFGPLLRRKNGETVLFDDRRTFPGTGGFKLLDIGNHRIWCAGANEVAEYDGSAWRIVKEGVDYAWDIIKDRQGRVWVAAKNGVHCYNPNQSNAWICYSVEDGLPINNAQRLYEDRQGNIWVGTLKGVSKFNPDSDASPPIVWMVQGKNSETITSDGNAQFVFEGIDKWKQTRKERLLYSYRIDDGNWSEFKSGNVAAFKAVAPGRHTFQVQAMDMNWNVSESPAIHAFQVLYPWYRDPKVMLIISISSILVLLFAGIAINRHRKLNKYSQRLEISNTQLNSMNAELQEANAQLIQLDQMKSAFVSQASHDLRTPLTAIKSSLDNVIRGVGGGLNEKQHNVLERALRSVDRLNHLINDVLDLNRIETGRVVLDKTDIVLGTLVKSILNENAPAATQKRIALLSSSLEDQQSIHVDVGKIERVVGELIGNAIKYTPEGGQVEVRLEKDKQHMILSVRDSGIGMTPEECGKIFDRFYRTHASQKMAKGSGLGLAIVKELIEMHGGKLAVKSQQNQGATFAMTLPIESA from the coding sequence TTGACGGACAACAAACTAAAATCCGGACGAAGATTTCTCGGATTTCAGCGGTTGGATAAATCCCGCAAGGAATGGGAGCCTTTCCCCATCCCCGCTTTTTCCGAACGGATTCAAAACAGCACATTGGAAGTAGGAGTAAGTTATATAGGCGACAGACCCGAGGGGCGATTTGTCTGTCATCCCAGCGGGCAATTGGTCTTCTCCTATTTCGATAAGGTGTATTCGTATCGCCCCGATTCGAAAACCCTGGATGTAATTCTCAGCGCGACCGATACGGAGATGGCGAAAAAGTTCGATTGGTCGATGCCTGCATTTTCGGGGGAGTATCGCGCAAGTCTCTTTGGCAACAACCACTTTCTAGGAAATATCTACCTGGCGCGAGACAATGGAATATGGATTTCTTCCGGCGGCGGGGCGATTAAAGGATATTGGGATGCATCGCAAACTTCCCCTCGTTGGACATGGAAGGAATATCCTTTTGCTGACGAACTTATCCAGTCTACCTTTTATCTTTATCATCTGATCGAGCGCAGTGATGGAACATTGTATGCAAAAAGTTTTATCCACGATGCAACTCATAGTACAGGAACGCAATTATTAGAATTTCGCGAGAATCGCTGGACGAAGATCGTCGATCAGGAATTAACCAACACTTCGTTTGGATGGAAAGATTCCCAGAATCGTCTTTGGTATTCCGACTACTCGCAAACCATTATTCAAGACGGAACCAAAGAAACCGCCGTTTTTCCCATTTTATTTTGGGATGTTGCGTTCGAATCGGATACCCGTTTTTTTGCCGGATCCGATCTTGGATTGGTACGGTATGCCGAACCGCTATGGTCGACTCCAAATGCGCTAGAAGACATTGACAGCGGCGTAAACGGAATCGCCGAAGACGATCATGGAACTATTTGGATATCTAATTTTAATCGCTTAATTTCTTATCGCAACAATAAAATCGCCGTCTATGAAGCGGACCCTGCATATTTTGGCTATGTAACAGGATCCGAAAACGTACTTGCCTTCCCCAACAATCAAATTGCGATCGAACTTAATACGGCGGTGAAATCCGGCGTTTATTTATTCGACCCAGCTGCGAAAACTTTTAGTCCTTGGCTGCATCCATCGGAAGAAAGATTGGAGAATTTTTTTAGTCAAAATAAGAAAATTTGGGTAACCTCTTTTGATGTGAATTCTCAACAAAATAAGAAAGTATACCGATACGATGGAGAATCGTTTATAACCGTCCTCGATTTGAAGCAGATCACCTCAAATCGCAAGTTACCGTTGATAACCAGTATAATCGAAACGGATAACGGCGATCTTTGGATGGGATTGTGGCATTCTTTTGGCCCACTGTTGCGCCGAAAGAACGGAGAAACCGTTCTTTTTGACGATCGACGGACTTTTCCTGGAACGGGCGGTTTCAAACTGCTGGATATAGGCAACCACCGGATTTGGTGTGCGGGAGCGAATGAAGTCGCGGAGTATGATGGAAGCGCCTGGCGCATTGTCAAGGAGGGCGTCGATTATGCCTGGGATATTATCAAAGACCGCCAGGGACGCGTATGGGTGGCGGCGAAAAATGGAGTTCATTGTTACAATCCCAACCAATCCAATGCATGGATTTGCTATTCCGTTGAAGATGGTTTGCCGATCAATAACGCTCAAAGATTGTATGAAGACCGCCAAGGCAATATATGGGTGGGTACGCTAAAGGGAGTAAGCAAATTCAATCCCGATTCGGATGCTTCGCCGCCAATCGTATGGATGGTTCAAGGCAAGAACAGCGAAACCATCACCTCCGATGGCAATGCCCAATTTGTGTTTGAAGGCATCGATAAATGGAAACAAACGCGGAAAGAACGCTTGTTGTATTCTTACCGCATCGATGACGGGAATTGGTCGGAATTTAAGAGTGGCAACGTCGCCGCATTCAAAGCGGTTGCGCCCGGCAGACATACCTTTCAGGTGCAGGCGATGGATATGAATTGGAATGTATCCGAAAGCCCCGCCATACATGCATTCCAAGTCCTGTATCCCTGGTATCGCGATCCGAAAGTGATGCTGATTATTAGTATCAGTTCGATCCTGGTTCTACTGTTTGCGGGAATCGCGATCAACAGGCATCGAAAACTAAATAAGTACTCCCAGAGGCTGGAAATCTCAAACACGCAGCTAAACTCCATGAACGCCGAACTCCAGGAAGCCAACGCCCAGCTGATCCAGCTTGACCAGATGAAATCCGCTTTCGTTTCGCAAGCATCGCACGATTTGCGGACGCCGCTGACGGCGATCAAGAGCAGCCTGGACAACGTAATTCGCGGCGTTGGCGGCGGTTTGAACGAAAAACAGCATAACGTTCTCGAACGCGCGCTGCGCTCCGTCGACCGCTTGAATCATTTGATCAATGACGTTCTCGACCTCAACCGCATCGAAACCGGCCGCGTCGTCCTTGATAAGACGGATATTGTATTAGGAACGCTTGTTAAAAGCATTCTGAATGAAAACGCGCCCGCCGCTACCCAAAAACGAATCGCTTTGCTTTCCAGCAGCTTGGAAGATCAACAATCCATTCACGTCGATGTAGGCAAGATAGAGCGCGTTGTGGGCGAATTGATAGGCAACGCCATCAAATACACGCCGGAGGGAGGCCAAGTAGAAGTTCGTTTAGAAAAAGACAAACAACACATGATCTTGTCGGTGCGCGATTCGGGCATCGGCATGACGCCGGAAGAATGCGGAAAGATTTTCGACCGTTTTTATCGTACGCACGCCTCGCAAAAAATGGCGAAAGGCTCTGGTCTGGGTCTCGCGATTGTGAAAGAATTGATTGAAATGCACGGCGGGAAACTTGCCGTAAAAAGCCAACAAAACCAAGGCGCGACGTTCGCCATGACGCTGCCTATCGAAAGCGCATAA